In Stieleria varia, one genomic interval encodes:
- the folE gene encoding GTP cyclohydrolase I FolE, with protein MNLPESVSSGGSRCDVEAPIHVDPNEPRNERVDLKRIEAAVRVILDAVGENPDREGLLETPARVARMYAEMFAGLHSDPGRHLAKVFTEQYDEIVLVRDISFCSMCEHHLLPFTGRAHIAYLPSGKVVGLSKLARVVEEVARRPQVQERLTQTVADLIEDRLSARGVAVVVESTHSCMTMRGVRKPGSMCLTSAMRGTFRTDSKSRAEVLNLINRHTTG; from the coding sequence ATGAATTTGCCCGAAAGTGTCTCCAGTGGCGGATCACGTTGCGATGTGGAGGCGCCCATTCACGTTGACCCGAACGAGCCTCGAAACGAACGCGTTGATCTGAAACGGATCGAAGCCGCGGTGCGTGTCATCTTGGACGCTGTGGGAGAAAACCCTGATCGAGAAGGACTACTGGAGACGCCTGCACGCGTCGCCAGAATGTACGCAGAGATGTTCGCGGGGCTGCACAGCGATCCTGGTCGTCACTTGGCCAAGGTTTTCACCGAGCAGTACGACGAAATCGTTTTGGTCCGCGACATCAGTTTCTGCAGCATGTGTGAGCATCACTTGCTACCGTTTACAGGACGTGCCCATATCGCGTACTTGCCCAGCGGCAAGGTCGTCGGGTTGAGCAAGTTGGCTCGGGTGGTCGAGGAAGTCGCTCGTCGTCCACAGGTACAGGAACGCTTGACCCAGACGGTTGCCGATTTGATCGAGGATCGTTTGTCGGCTCGCGGTGTTGCCGTGGTGGTCGAATCGACGCACAGTTGTATGACCATGCGTGGCGTCCGCAAGCCCGGCAGCATGTGCTTGACCAGTGCCATGCGGGGGACTTTTCGAACGGATAGCAAGAGCCGCGCCGAAGTGTTGAATTTGATCAATCGGCACACGACCGGTTGA
- a CDS encoding anaerobic glycerol-3-phosphate dehydrogenase subunit C — translation MEIDRQRVQDDLRGIVRGDVMCDRVSAQIYASDASIYQMTPIGVVRPQTASDVIAVMEYADQHDLAIHARGGGSGSAGESIGRGLVMDFSRYMRRIDASSDGALVTLQSGSTLAELNRNVAKHGRWFGPDPMTRSITTIGGVLSTNASGSHFLRSGSARDAISSMRVVTADGNLLDLSVHRVDEPGPAGRLARGLLEIRNQYREQIEAQSTMPACRGGYRLDGLFGEDTTGHGVTVDLAKFMVGTQGTLALIVDATVRTELIPKHRGVLLLFFHRLEFAARCAVRALEHGLVACDMMDRRLLEIARETESRFASILPRETEAMLLIELQGESLADLNDRLALVQRDLSTGPDAAFASTATTEQSQRDMFWALCRRAIPRLARVKGAGAPVPFTEDIAVPPEKLPRMLTEIQDTLKKNQTTATIFAHAGHGQLHVRPFLNLRDPEDHKLLVTLSQQIAEVVWRSGGHIGGEHATGLSRSYLMPKQFDEFWPAMGQIKRLFDPQHRLNPGKLFGAVLQRPNENLRPLERTIEISADSRVITKAHESVIQASRLTGRNVPQLPVLQSWPPNAPISRQTESCNGCARCRTTTDSERMCPVFRATRREEASPRAKANLLRGVLSGQIPIEDLAGARAKEFADLCFNCHQCRVECPANVDIPKIVGELKAQYVATNGLPFSDQLIGRIDTVAAIGSRLPWISNLVIRNSAMRWLAEKLLGLSAARELPPLVGETFIRHAAKRRWTKSLPHGGTKVVYFVDHYANYHDPDIGRAFAEILQQNGIGLYVPTSQANSGMPRITAGDLKGARKIARRNVRLLSDAVRQGYTVVATEPAAALCLKHEYPNLLDDEDAHVVAKNSHEACQFLWSLHENERLNLDFHDVDTTVAYHQPCHLRVLDPTQSSTKLLGLIPGLGVETIRGGCTGMAGTWGLQRKNYRNSLRIGWPMISAVRNSPVQTACTECSACKMQIEHGSGRDTLHPLKLLAYAYGRFPKIETMLMPSE, via the coding sequence ATGGAGATTGATCGGCAACGGGTTCAAGACGACTTGCGGGGAATCGTACGCGGCGACGTGATGTGCGATCGCGTTTCCGCGCAGATCTACGCGTCGGACGCCAGCATCTATCAGATGACGCCCATCGGCGTCGTCCGGCCACAGACCGCATCCGATGTCATTGCGGTGATGGAGTATGCCGACCAGCATGACTTGGCGATCCATGCCCGAGGTGGCGGGAGCGGTTCGGCGGGGGAATCCATCGGCCGCGGACTGGTCATGGATTTCTCGCGATACATGCGTCGCATCGATGCATCCTCTGACGGCGCTCTGGTGACGTTGCAAAGCGGCTCGACGCTTGCCGAGTTGAATCGCAATGTCGCCAAGCATGGTCGATGGTTTGGCCCGGACCCGATGACACGCAGCATCACGACGATCGGTGGCGTGTTGTCGACCAATGCATCAGGGAGTCATTTTCTGAGAAGCGGTTCGGCACGCGATGCGATCTCGTCCATGCGAGTCGTGACCGCGGATGGAAATCTATTGGATCTGTCGGTACACCGCGTCGATGAACCGGGGCCGGCCGGTCGGCTCGCCCGCGGATTGCTGGAAATCCGAAATCAGTACCGTGAGCAAATCGAAGCCCAGTCGACGATGCCCGCGTGTCGAGGCGGCTACCGCCTGGACGGTTTGTTCGGCGAAGACACCACGGGGCATGGAGTCACCGTGGATTTGGCCAAGTTCATGGTGGGAACCCAAGGCACATTGGCATTGATCGTTGACGCAACGGTGCGCACCGAATTGATTCCCAAGCATCGTGGCGTGCTGTTGCTGTTCTTCCATCGCTTGGAGTTTGCCGCTCGGTGTGCCGTTCGCGCCTTGGAACATGGCTTGGTCGCCTGTGACATGATGGACCGACGGCTGTTGGAGATCGCACGTGAAACGGAGTCCCGTTTTGCCTCGATCCTGCCGCGGGAAACCGAAGCGATGTTGCTGATTGAATTGCAAGGTGAATCCCTCGCCGACTTGAACGATCGCCTGGCGTTGGTCCAACGCGATTTGTCGACCGGCCCCGACGCGGCGTTCGCCAGCACGGCAACGACCGAGCAGTCACAGCGAGATATGTTTTGGGCGTTGTGTCGACGAGCGATCCCGCGTCTGGCACGGGTCAAAGGCGCTGGCGCGCCGGTTCCATTCACCGAAGACATCGCGGTGCCACCAGAGAAACTGCCAAGGATGCTGACGGAGATTCAGGACACGCTGAAAAAGAACCAAACAACGGCAACGATCTTTGCGCACGCCGGTCACGGCCAATTGCATGTTCGCCCCTTCCTGAACTTGAGAGACCCTGAGGACCACAAACTGTTGGTGACGCTCTCTCAGCAGATCGCAGAAGTGGTCTGGCGATCAGGCGGACACATCGGGGGTGAGCATGCGACCGGGCTGAGTCGCAGCTATTTGATGCCCAAACAGTTTGACGAGTTTTGGCCGGCAATGGGCCAGATCAAACGATTGTTCGACCCACAGCATCGACTTAACCCCGGAAAGCTTTTTGGAGCCGTGCTGCAACGGCCCAACGAAAACCTGCGACCGTTGGAGCGAACGATCGAAATCTCCGCCGACAGCCGCGTGATCACCAAAGCCCATGAATCGGTGATTCAAGCATCACGGTTGACAGGTCGCAACGTGCCTCAGCTACCCGTGTTGCAGAGCTGGCCGCCCAACGCACCGATCAGTCGACAAACCGAATCCTGCAACGGGTGCGCTCGATGTCGTACCACGACCGACTCTGAACGCATGTGCCCGGTGTTTCGTGCGACGCGTCGCGAGGAGGCGTCGCCACGCGCCAAGGCGAACTTGTTGCGGGGCGTGCTGAGCGGACAGATTCCGATCGAAGATCTGGCCGGCGCGAGGGCCAAGGAGTTTGCAGACCTTTGTTTCAATTGCCACCAATGTCGTGTGGAGTGTCCAGCGAACGTCGACATTCCCAAGATCGTTGGTGAGCTAAAGGCGCAGTATGTTGCCACCAACGGGTTGCCATTCTCGGATCAGTTGATCGGACGTATCGACACCGTTGCTGCGATCGGCTCGCGTCTGCCTTGGATCTCCAATCTGGTGATCCGAAATTCCGCCATGCGATGGCTCGCGGAAAAGCTGTTGGGTTTGTCCGCTGCTCGAGAGTTGCCGCCGCTGGTCGGTGAAACATTCATCCGCCACGCCGCTAAACGACGGTGGACCAAATCGCTACCGCACGGCGGCACCAAAGTCGTCTATTTTGTGGACCACTATGCCAATTACCACGATCCGGACATCGGCCGCGCCTTTGCTGAGATCCTGCAGCAAAACGGGATCGGACTGTATGTCCCGACATCGCAAGCCAACAGTGGGATGCCACGGATCACGGCGGGCGACCTCAAGGGCGCTCGAAAGATCGCACGCCGAAACGTACGCTTGCTGTCCGACGCCGTTCGGCAAGGATACACCGTCGTCGCCACCGAACCGGCGGCAGCTCTGTGTCTAAAACACGAGTACCCCAATTTGCTCGATGACGAAGACGCTCATGTGGTCGCCAAGAATTCGCACGAAGCGTGCCAGTTCCTGTGGTCGCTGCATGAGAACGAGCGGCTCAACTTGGATTTTCACGATGTCGATACGACGGTCGCCTACCACCAGCCCTGTCATCTGCGTGTCTTGGATCCGACGCAATCGAGCACCAAGCTGCTGGGTTTGATTCCCGGCCTGGGTGTGGAAACGATCCGAGGTGGCTGCACCGGAATGGCGGGCACCTGGGGCTTGCAACGCAAGAACTATCGAAATAGCTTGCGAATCGGATGGCCGATGATCTCGGCAGTGCGAAATTCACCGGTCCAGACTGCCTGTACCGAGTGCAGCGCGTGCAAGATGCAGATCGAACACGGCAGCGGCCGAGACACGCTGCATCCACTGAAGCTGCTTGCCTATGCGTACGGTCGCTTTCCTAAAATCGAAACCATGCTGATGCCGAGCGAATGA